TCAGCACGGCGGCTGATCAGAGATCAACATGGCGCCAGCTTGGAGGCCTCGCGGGACATGGAGGACGCCCTCCGGGAAAGCCTCAATGTCCTCCGAAAGCTGGTGGAGAGCCTCCAGTATAGCACTGGACGCAGGTTTATGAGGCTGTTTCGCATCAGGGTGTTGAGGTGGCCAttgaagaggagggaggTGAATCAGAAGATTAAACGGATTAGGAGATGTACGAAACGGATCAATTTGGCTCTTCAGGTGTATCAAACGTATGTGGACTGCCATGCAACTTTCATCAGTTGAGCTAACATATTATGATCAAGGGCCATAATTGGCGTCGACGCCAAAGTTGTCAGAGTTGACGAGACCATGGTCTCTATGGAGCAGCGCATGCTCATGCACATGTTGCCCACCGCGCTAGGGGCATTATACGACTCccgcgaagaagaagacggcgcTACTTGTCTGACGGGTACCCGGGTTGAGTTACTTCGAGACATAGATGATTGGGTCAACAGTCGGAAAGCTCCCATTGTCTTTTGGCTCAACGGAATGGCTGGTACTGGAAAGTCGACAATATCTCGAACTTTTGCGGCAACAGCGGCTATGCATCGATATCTAGGTGctaccttcttcttcaagaggGGCGAGATCGACCGAGGGAACATGTCCAGGTTCTACACAACGATCGCCTATCAACTCGTTCGCTCCATGCCTGACCTTGTCCCTCACATCAGAGCAGCTGTTGATGGAACAGCCTCCATCATAGAAATGTCCGCCGATAAGCAGTTCGAAAAACTCATCTTGCAGCCTTTGATGCGTGTCCGGAACAGAAATAGGACTACTCTTGCGATCGTTGTGGACGGCCTGGATGAGtgtgatggaggagacgaCGTCCGGCGCCTAATCACCCTTTTATCTGACTTTAAAGATGTCAAAAACTTTCGCATCAGAGTTCTCATTACGAGCCGAATAGAACTACCGATTCGACTGGGTTTTCACGACAATAGGGACCACCACAGGAATTTCGTGCTTCATGAGATATCAGAGACTATTGTCGAGCACGACGTTGAAATTTTCTTGAAATTCAGACTCGACCAGATCAGGAGGAACTACAACCGCTCAGTCTCAAGGGACAGACACTTACCAAAGGACTGGCCTGGACCAAGAGACACGGCAACGCTCGTCCGGATGGCTGGCCCGCTCTTCATCTTTGCCACCACAGTCTGTCGATTCCTCTCGGACAGGAGATGCGGCAACCCCAGAGAGCAGTTACGAAAAGTATTGAAGTACAGGACGAGGAGTCAAGATGCCAAATTGGAGGCAACTTATCTTCCACCTTTGGAGCAACAGTTGGCGGGACTCTCCAACAGTGGGAAGGGTCAAGTCCTGGACGATTTCCGAACCGTTGTTGGGACCATTGTGCTTCTCGAAACGCCGCTCTCAGCACCAGCTTTGGCTCACCTCCTCGATGTCCGAGAAGACACGGTTCATGCGAGATTGGACGTGCTCCATTCAGTGCTGAATGTACCACAGTCTGCAGACTCCCCCATCCGGTTACTCCACCTATCCTTTCGGGATTTCCTAACCGACCCGGAGAGGAAAGGAACTGATGAGTTCTGGGTGGATGAAAAGTACTGGAACGGCCATATTACCTCATGTTGCCTTCGCATCATGAACGATGCCTTGGAAGAGGACATTTGCGGCCAGGTTCACCCAGGGGCTGATCGCTCAAGCTTACGACGGGGGCAAGTGGATTCGTCAATTCCCCCAGAACTGAAATATGCCTGTCGTTTCTGGGCCCATCATATGCAGAATGCGGAGAGGAGCTTTTATCGCGACCAGGAGATCTACAATTTCCTGTCCAGCCATTTTCTACATTGGATAGAGGTTCTTAGCCTCATTGAAAGGCCTACTGAGAGCTATCACATTTCGAAAAGCCTTCAGGTATTTCTGCATGTAAGAAACTACAATGCCCTTTTCTAAGGTGATGCTAACGGAGACTTAGAATACACCCTGTTCcgagcttggccagctcTTGAAAGAAGCCCCCAGCTTTATCCAGAGGAACTTGACCATCATCGAATCACACCCCCTTCAGCTGTACTCTTCCCTTCTCAGCATCACCCCGGAAAATAGCATGATGCGGAGACTCTTCTGGGGCGAAGGCCCTTCATGGGTATCCCTTGTTCCAGCCCCCGACTCTCATTGGGGCCAAGTCCAATACACCTTGGAGGGCCACAAGGGACCAGTCAACGCCGTTGCTTTCTCCCCGGACTCTTCGCTCCTGGCTTCAACGTCATCAGATCACAATGTTAGGATCTGGCGTGTGGAAACAGGAGAATGCATCCGAGAATTCCAGAGGCATAAACGTCCTGTGAGGGACGTCAAGTTCTCACCTGACTCGGCGCTCATAGCTTCCAAATGCGACGAGACTATCCGAATCTGGAAAAGTGACACGGGTATACAACTAGAGAATCTAGCCATTCATGGGAATCACAGAGAATGCCCCGTTGAGTTTTCACCAGACTCTAAACTTGTGGCGTGGATTGGTGAACGGGGTGACTTGCGGATCATGCAGCTGGATACCCTCCAGTGCATATGGCAGTTTAGACAAGGCGGCTTCACTGACCCTAGGAAACGACTGCAAACCACCCCCTACTCCTTGCGCTTTTCATCAGACTCGAAAGTTATCGCGGTAGTGGTGGAGGAaacgggcttcttctccttgtggAGCGTCGAGAATGGCTACCGCATCCGAAAACATGAACAAACAGGGAATCTCTCGCTCGAGGTACCTCACAACAGTCCGCGCCGGGACGTGTCGTATTGCTTTGTTGAGGACACGAGTCAGTCAACCGTCATGAATACAGAGTCGACATTCATGATGGCAGCCAACGAGAGCCTCCATTCCGAGTCCGACGACACCATCCTTGTTCGCTGGGTGGAGACGGGCGAGGTCGTGCAGAGCATCACGACCCCTTACAGTGGCAGGAGCCGCGCCACTTTGACACAGTTTTCTCCAGACGGTGCAATTCTGGGTTCGATACATGAAGACAAaaccgtcaagatctgggaaaTTGCAACGGGAAATTGTCTACATATTCTCAGCGGTTTCGCAAGCGAGGTGAAGGCCATGTCCTTCTCTCCAGACATGCGCCTAGTCGCTTCAGGATCTGCCGACAAGATGGTACACATCTGCTCCATCAGCTCTGGAAGCAACCTCCCTCTATCAGACGAAAGCCGACACCCCATTCAAGCCATGGTGGTATCTCCAGACGGTTCCGTCGTTGCATCCTTATCCGCAAACAAAGAGCTAGCGTTGTGGAGGATAGATACCGGCGCGTGCATGCATCGTCTCGAATGCCCTCACAGGATGGAGCATTCAGAAGGACCCTCTTCGAAACCTCCATTCGCCTTTTTGAGTCGTTTATTGTTTTGCGCGTGGTCGCGATCGACTCTGTACATATATCGCGTAGACACGGGCCAGCGTGTCTCCGAGATTGACAAACACCATGGATCTGAGGTTGCGTTTTCCCCTGATGGGAGCCGTATCGCCTTTAGACCCAGCGAAGACGCCATTTACATCATGATGCCGAACTCGGGAGAGTACGGTCATCAACTCACGGGTGGAAGGAGGCTTTCAGATGCGAGGTTCTCGCCCGACTCGACACGTGTTGCGGCTATATCTTATACCGCCAAGCATTCTCACGTGTACGTTTGGTCTGTGGAAGACGGCGTTTGTCTTCATAGGCTTCGCACGCGGCTTCCACCCAACGCTATCAAGGCGCACATCAGCGGTATCTCTCCAGACGGGAGATGGGTCGCGGTGCAGTGGGCGGTTGATGAAGAACGGGCTTCACGGGGCGTACGCGCATATAAGCGAGTGTATTCTCTGGAAGTCATATCTGTCGTCCTGGGTGATGCGGCCCTGAAGTTCAACACACCGTCATCAAGGCCTCCCGTGGAGTGTAGCTTCTCGAGTGGTTCTCAACATGTGGCGTGGGTTTGCGGTTCCAGCATGAGGGTCTGGGATACTACAACTGGAGCACTTATTAATCACGTCAACCTCGGATTCTCTCCGACCCGTATTGATTTCGACATCGGCAGGGACTACCCTTTCACCAACTTTGGTCGAATCTCTATCAACACCCCTCAAACAGAAAATGACAATGGCACAGCGATCTCCCCTGGGAGGTTGGGCTACGGAGTCAGTGCTGACATGTCATGGCTCATGTGGAACGACATGGAATTCTTCTGGTTGCCACCGAGATTCCGACCACACGAGGGCTGCGCCATCGAGATATCAGGCTCGACGATTATTATCGGTTCAGAAACAGGAGTGTTACTTTTTTTCAGATTTACATTGGAGGAGACGCTTTCCAGGCATCGCATAGTTACGATTGTGGAATAGCGGGAGAATTCGCAACAGTTGGTTATATAGCGAAGGGAATCATTTTCATACAGGTAAAACATATTCTGGTATAGGGCGCAGGCAGGGTCACGATTCATGAGTAATGAGATATACCACGTCTAGTAATAGTGTATCAACAAGGTCTATCAGTTCCTTGGTACTTTTGCGTTGATGGATGCTCAAGTGCTTCTAAATTGGTATATTGAACAAGGACCCAGTACCTTGTCGGGTCTGAGTGTCACATGATTGCTATATTCATCGTTGTCTTCGTGCAGAAGCGGAATTTGGCAATGAGCCCGTTGCAGCAGCGTCCCTGTTAGCCGGGCAGCGGGCCGACAAACATGACCGACTGGTTGTGTTTGACCATGCCCGAACTTGTATCCAGTCTATTAGTTGACCCTTTCATTGTATGCTTCTTCCAATGAGGGCCATCTTGGCGCTTGATTGCAGATTCTTGGCAAGCATTAGCCTGTGGGATTCTCACAGGAGCCGCGCGGCTAATCGATATTTCATCCACTCATGAGGATCGACCCGTGTCCACTGAAGACGTGGGTAATGGATGCAATCTTCAACTTCACGATGAGCAAGTCCAATCCAGTGGATGAGGGGTCACCTCTTTACAATGTTTGCCACGACTTCTAACTACATCTGGCTCGATCAAAGAATCATAAGCTCAAGGGCACCAACGACAAGGTCTTTTGACAGCTGCTCACATCACTTCTGAGACTATTATTGAAGTTGAATCCTTCCCATTACCTAAATACATGTAATATTTGTCATGATACCCATCTCCCCCCCTCTCTTGCTTGATGCCCAGATCTGTCACTTGGCGTTTGCAATCGCGGTCCGAGCCTGTTCAACAAATCTTTTAAATCCGTCGGAAACCTCTGGAGTTGCACTGTGCTTTGCCCTGACCTGAGCGTTGAGCCTCTCGGCGCCCGCGGGCCAGGCTTGCTCTCCCTTATGGTCAATCGGCAGGCCAGATTGACGCAGAATCTTGCACGCTTCTTCACCCGCTTTCATCAGCGAGTCATAGTCGGGCCGAGGGAGTGAAGTCTGCGCATCAATCAGAATTCGGCGATTTTCTTGGtggtttcttttcttttgagAAGGCATACCTCTGCCATGTATGCGTATTGCCCTATATACGTTGTGGGAGGCTGCCTAGGTCGCTCACTGATGACTTCCTTAAAGGTGGACATTGTTGGTTTGATGTGATGTCGTAGTAATACAGATACTCGAAGCTGAGGTATTGGGAAGGGTTGGTAGAGGGTTGATGCTGTTCGATGGAATCGGTGCTTGACGCATGGAATCGAAGTGACGGGGACGAGGCCTTTTATCAAGGCATGCGGCGTAATACTCGGCATGAAGAGAGCATCCACAACCAGGATGGGCCGTGACCCTTCACCCCTCAAGCTACGAGTTAAGGAACCAACCTGCATGGCCTGGGTTTCACGTAACGCAACCGTACGAGCTGGTTAGCGTAGCGCTGCGGGATCGTTAGAGATCCCATAATGACTGTATCATACTACCCGAGATGGGTGCCTGCGAGCCATGCACCTAACATGCATGAACTGCAAGAACTTTTGGAGATGGAAGCGCGCGAAATCATCTTCTTGGAGGAGTTTCGTGTGTCCGATTGGCGTCTTGGATGTAGTAGCCGCGCGGTTGCGGCGAACAGGAACCACCAGGTCATGTTTCAGGTCAGAACAACTGCGAGCTTCGCCCGATTCCTCTTGGTAACCAATTACGACTCTGGACTGAGCCAACAACGTGATAGCAGCGGCGCCTTGTCACTTGATTGGCTGATGAGTAGAGAGTTTGAGCAACATAGCGGGTCTCGCTAACGTTGCCCATGTCCGGCCACCCGCTGGATCTTCAAATATACCTGGTAGGAACCGGGCTTGTGATTGCGGCCTGTGTGTTATTTCTTTATGCCTGGGGTGGAGGATGAGTGGGGGTGGGTTGCGTGAGCGCTTGACGTTCTCATCCCATGACAAGCGCCGGACTCGGTACTTGGTTCGGCAAACGCGTCACGGATTGAGAGAGGGTTCTCAATCAAGACCATGTATTCTAAAAATAGTACAGTGTTCATGAGTTCCTATGGACGCTGATCTCGGGTGAGGCGAGAAGGAACGGGATGAAGGACCAATAGGGTCCCCTGGCGCGATTCTAGGCCGAGACTTCTTTTCAGGGAATCTGATTTAGCTCCCGATATTGCATTGCTTGTGTGGAATGTAGTACTTGATTGTATGTCTTAAGATTCTCTTCCGTCACACCGGGATCAGGGGCGCCACGTTAAGGATCGGGAAGGTAGTACTTCCCGTCCGTATGCTTGGTGACAAGTTCGTGGCTGCTTTTAAGTTGGCTGCTGCGGGTGGTCAGGTTGAATGTATCAAACAAGTTAGTTGGTATATTGTAGAAAGCCTGAATTCTCTCTCCATCGAGGTAAATCTTGATGACCTTTCCCCGCTCCCGTCTACCCAGAACTTTCATGGTGCAATTTGTTTTCCCTTGAGACAAATGATAAGGCAGACTTTGAATCAGCATTTAGAGCCTCCATAAGCACGTCGGATTTAACTTGAGTTGCAGATAGGGTGCCTTCCGAGGTGACACAAGCTATCGGAAGGTGGCCGTTAATATGAGGATAATCTCACCCAATAGTTACACGTACATGAATGCAGAACCCGAGGAGGGTCGTATGATCTTAACAATATCCTTCGGAACCTCGGAGTCGCAAGTGTTATCAGGGTTGTCGTGACACCCTACCATGGAGGCATCAAATGCCATGACGTTGAGATTTAGCAAGGCGGGTTTCTCCGTCTAGCAATCCATTACCCAGGAATGACTATTTCAACTCAAGAACAACTATTCTATAACCTAATCTCTATGCTCCCTTTAAATTCTTACTGTCGACTACAATCGTCACCTGATATCAGGATTATTAAGTCCCCATCACGTCGTCCCTACATACGTCGAACCAGTGATCGTCAACAACCTGTAAGTTAAATGTATCATATTGAAGGATGACCACGCTAAATCCCCGAGCAGGCACTATGGGAATAATTACAGTCGTCAACAACTCTTCAACGGAGATTTTCGTCAGCGTCACTGCGACCGGGTCTGACTTTGGCCAAGGCGGATCCGAGGACTGGTTTAAACTAGAAGCGAACCGAGGAACTAATACCTGGGGCGACAGGAATGAAAAGCAGCTGGTCAGATTTACCCGCAGCGAGGCACCTGGAGCACTCGTTGAGACTGTCCTCGGCGTACCGGATAACACTGTTCATGTCTCTTAAACTTACTCAGCTTAAGCAGATGAGCATGTAGATAGGCTTTAGAGTAAAGTCGAGCTGTCGGTCTTTACCGTGTTCCTAGCCTCGCGTTCATCGGCCACCTCATCTCCTTCAACACGTGTAGCATCATCCTTGGAAGAAGTGGTAGGACCAACTACCTGATCTTCCATCGCTTGAATATTGTGAGTCTCTGAGACACGTGGCTCTGGCAAAACCGGCAAAACCGACGGTTCGCCTACCTGGGACTGGCTACGGCTAATTTCTCGTCAGAGGGTCGAATCGAATACACTCGTGCCATGCCTCGAACAGCAGTGGCTGGAGCTTTGATCGTATCATAAGCTGCCATTTTGAAGGGGTCGCCGTCAGGAAAGCCCAGGTCAATCTCGCTGATATGCTTCGAGGCCTTGAAAGCATGGAGCATCCAGCCGAGCTTGGCGTCATGGACCGGCCTCAATGTCGGCGCTGTAACGGTGACAGAAAAGTGCGTAACGCATCAGAGTGGCGATAATGCAGATGGCAatcaagatgatgacgaccaGGAATGCTGTCCATAGCTGCGTGGCGGTGAGGCCAACGCTGAGCTTTCGCTGTATGGGGAGCGCATTCTCTACAGACCACGAAACCACGTAGGCCTGGTAAAAAGACAAAATCTGCTCCGGCGGGAGTGGTAATACTAGCTTACAAGAGTTGCTCTGGCCCATGATGCTGGCAGGATTGTAGTCTGCGTAGGCCCGCACAATCGAGTCTGTTTCGTTGGTAGGTGTTGGCATCAAGGACAGGCATGCGATGCTGTAGACGACACTCAATGCTCGTGTAACGAAACAGTTACACGCGTTGGGGGATTGATGGGCTGGACTAGGCCAAGACGAAAATTAGATATCCTTCATCCACATGATGTGGCTCTCTGTGGTCATTGTCCAGTCGCAGAATCGCTGGCTGCCTGTACTCTGTGCGATTCGACATGCTGGAGTCGGATGTGGTTCAGTGCAGGAAAGTGACGCGTTGGGCCAGAAACCGAGTATTTAGGGTCAGCGGCGATGTTGAGTGTCGTTTAGTTCGTCATCTCGCAGTCAACAGACCAAGTAGAGTTCTATTCGCTCTGCTTATAGAGCCAAGTGATGTTGTTGGACGGAAGGTAGTCCAAATGCCAACTTGTGTGGAAACTTGGCCGCGTCGAGCCGGGCCATTGTGGTGTTCTACAAGGCTTTGCCTAACACTATAATCCCGATAGGTTCGACATCAGGGGCCCAGGCAATGAATACTTGCATGGGATGGAGGCTGACAACTTCGACTGAG
The window above is part of the Fusarium falciforme chromosome 3, complete sequence genome. Proteins encoded here:
- a CDS encoding NACHT domain-containing protein, with product MEGVGAVANVVVNLSVKVATLCSQYAEDARSARSDIEELRDEVTTLRRAAKSARRLIRDQHGASLEASRDMEDALRESLNVLRKLVESLQYSTGRRFMRLFRIRVLRWPLKRREVNQKIKRIRRCTKRINLALQVYQTAIIGVDAKVVRVDETMVSMEQRMLMHMLPTALGALYDSREEEDGATCLTGTRVELLRDIDDWVNSRKAPIVFWLNGMAGTGKSTISRTFAATAAMHRYLGATFFFKRGEIDRGNMSRFYTTIAYQLVRSMPDLVPHIRAAVDGTASIIEMSADKQFEKLILQPLMRVRNRNRTTLAIVVDGLDECDGGDDVRRLITLLSDFKDVKNFRIRVLITSRIELPIRLGFHDNRDHHRNFVLHEISETIVEHDVEIFLKFRLDQIRRNYNRSVSRDRHLPKDWPGPRDTATLVRMAGPLFIFATTVCRFLSDRRCGNPREQLRKVLKYRTRSQDAKLEATYLPPLEQQLAGLSNSGKGQVLDDFRTVVGTIVLLETPLSAPALAHLLDVREDTVHARLDVLHSVLNVPQSADSPIRLLHLSFRDFLTDPERKGTDEFWVDEKYWNGHITSCCLRIMNDALEEDICGQVHPGADRSSLRRGQVDSSIPPELKYACRFWAHHMQNAERSFYRDQEIYNFLSSHFLHWIEVLSLIERPTESYHISKSLQVFLHNTPCSELGQLLKEAPSFIQRNLTIIESHPLQLYSSLLSITPENSMMRRLFWGEGPSWVSLVPAPDSHWGQVQYTLEGHKGPVNAVAFSPDSSLLASTSSDHNVRIWRVETGECIREFQRHKRPVRDVKFSPDSALIASKCDETIRIWKSDTGIQLENLAIHGNHRECPVEFSPDSKLVAWIGERGDLRIMQLDTLQCIWQFRQGGFTDPRKRLQTTPYSLRFSSDSKVIAVVVEETGFFSLWSVENGYRIRKHEQTGNLSLEVPHNSPRRDVSYCFVEDTSQSTVMNTESTFMMAANESLHSESDDTILVRWVETGEVVQSITTPYSGRSRATLTQFSPDGAILGSIHEDKTVKIWEIATGNCLHILSGFASEVKAMSFSPDMRLVASGSADKMVHICSISSGSNLPLSDESRHPIQAMVVSPDGSVVASLSANKELALWRIDTGACMHRLECPHRMEHSEGPSSKPPFAFLSRLLFCAWSRSTLYIYRVDTGQRVSEIDKHHGSEVAFSPDGSRIAFRPSEDAIYIMMPNSGEYGHQLTGGRRLSDARFSPDSTRVAAISYTAKHSHVYVWSVEDGVCLHRLRTRLPPNAIKAHISGISPDGRWVAVQWAVDEERASRGVRAYKRVYSLEVISVVLGDAALKFNTPSSRPPVECSFSSGSQHVAWVCGSSMRVWDTTTGALINHVNLGFSPTRIDFDIGRDYPFTNFGRISINTPQTENDNGTAISPGRLGYGVSADMSWLMWNDMEFFWLPPRFRPHEGCAIEISGSTIIIGSETGVLLFFRFTLEETLSRHRIVTIVE